The Rosa rugosa chromosome 3, drRosRugo1.1, whole genome shotgun sequence sequence ccgaactagaccttagacatcacatcccatcaGATGTGCCTACGATGAAGATAGTATTTCACCCAAAAATCATTTTGActcaacaaataaaagaaatgaaattatttttttttatttttgacatttttccattttttttttactcaacaaataaaagaaatgatttttttttttttttgacatttttccattttttttctctttttttttttttaaattgaaaatattctaaaataaaggtgtaaacccaccccacacttagaatctacattgtcctcaatgtacgCAAAATATATGGTAAATAGACCCTAAATATGGGGGGCTACGAAAATAAGGGAAGaggaaaaataaacaaacaaacaaagacacaaatacaattcaacctaagcaaatgaagggatagaaatgtcaaactctcgttgatggctcctccacagcttcagttgaaatgggttgccttccatgcagcgcttaatatttatagtccttcagcctggactcttctccttgttcacacgGTTGCAAAAGGGTTAAAAGAAAGGCCCATCCTTAACTTTCTAAGTTATTTTTACATTTACAATTACATACTTAGGTACTAGAACAGAGGACctcgttgtgcaatgggactaatGAACAGCAGCTACCCTTgacaaggtcatgtttaatccaatataccttaagcatgtcacacaacaattttttttttttattgagttttttttttttttttaataattagttataaacatagttaatatctcaattgattccaagttgtaagtcgagcccaatagaagccactactattggtgagataagatatagggatagtcgcctagacacaaatttccttttacatcctttgggcaaccttactgaaatggccaggtaggggacgGCGACCacgagaggcagaatccattttggcatgagctactcccacatagtggtttaggcccatttgcaagcaCTTTTGGAtccaaaacccgtcatgaacgttgtccccttccttgACACCATTCCACacaggctatacttactaagatgaaaaagttcataagtgtgaagacagttcaacagtgttaataaaggccgccctcaaccttaagggacctgaactaggtaccaataaggggtttaggtcaatattaacaaaagagcccttgtctactcatacgattttacacacttacaacaattaagtatttatcGAAACTCATAACTACCTAAGTATattaatccaagtgaaacacatacaatttacaacatgcaaaaaaaaaaaaaaaaacgtctaCAAATTgcacaacaattataaaagacatgcttaatttggtaacactcataaaacttaaactaaatcacaattatagcttggcctAGCAAaaatcgcaatttgtcaccattccacaaaTGTAGTACAAATATTtagcatgcattctatataAACAACAAAATTAAAGACACTTTAAGCGTTAGGGATttttaacaatccccggcaacgaagccaaaaattgatgcggctgaaatagcctcacaatttaaccctgcaaaatgtagttgtcagtataggataagcagggatcgttcagtccggggattgtagggtacacctacacaaaaaggtctaacaaataaaagaataaaatggggggttttgaaatttggtttctaatctatttcaaataaaaataaaacaaataaaactatctaCAATGATCCACTTCTTCACACTCAAATCAGAATTTTCAAACCATATCAACATGCAATGAATTGTCTCAATCTATACAACCTAAAATCGTGCCAACACTAAATATCAGAAATGAATTCGAAGTACAAGTCTGAAGAGATCGAGTAccactttaattcttctttttaatctcctaagttaggaaaagtccataacttaaaatatttcatataaaacatcacgttaatactgaagagcatccgtcaacattaaatatgaatcattaagtgcaattagaattctgaatccaaacatgtatgcatccataagaagttacaaacgcacaaacatgtagcatataatctcgaccattgtacatagcctttaccacttcaatttatgccctaaaacgattaggtgaatcagaacacaaatttggctttattaACCTGCAGATTAACATCATAATTtaaccaaaatcatatgcttaaagatataaaaggatggcacaaaatcagattatagagatatcataaacaactcaagaacataaataaatgaatctgaaaattactaacataaactcattcttaacaaaaatccaactccaataacaaagttcataaacaaaatctgaaattcaatactaaagagtatgaaaacagaaataagggccatggattacactttttgatcttcaaggaagcaggctttttctgaatatttggagagggttttggagagaagagagctaagctaatgaactgaattttgCATGAAGAAGTGATGATTTTGGAGTAGAGAATGGCTACTATTTATAGTGAAATTCTCATgtcttgtgatgcaatcatggccaattatctagaggtgatttctcctccaaatttgcttgattttctcatgacaaagtcttgatttttctgatctcttttcaCCGTAATGACTCATTGTATATTccttgaatagtgaccagatacatcccttattcaTCTCCTTTAaattgcactaatttcttcttccaattgtGCACACAATAAACTCctacaatcaagaaaaatcagaatttaattagtgttataatcaatagaaaataagataatcaagaatAAATATTGATTATAAACACTCCCTTTTATCTCCTTGAATTTTTCCTGATTTTTCCTTTAAGTTTTCCTTGAATTCATCGCTCAAGAGTTCTTAATTTGATGGACTCCTAAATTTTCTCTTTAATAGGAAAGTTCAAAGAAggttccctaaaacaaaataggaaatatttcctaaaatggaagaggaaagtttctaaaatgacttgtCCTTATTTTACTCTCATTTCTGCTCTTTTTCACCTCTTTTCTCCATTTCAGACcttgaagtacctaaaaacataaattatgttataattagtaattttaagagaataacttagccaaatgagggaaaatacatattaaaaacgtcacactttgtgctcctatcagtgaaatcagtgtgatgaatctttgtgatgattgtcacaTAAaacttgtgtaggaatatctgtgtaatgaatcggTGACATCAGTGTGATAATTTTTGTAATGATTGTTGTGTAAGGCATGTGAGAATATATGTGTGATGACCAGtagaatctgtgtgatgatcagtaggatgaatactatctgtgtgatgaccagtGGAATCTGTGTGACGATCAGTAGGATggttgctatctgtgtgataaCCGCTGAAatcttgtgtaggaatatctgtgtaatgagcggtgaaatctgtgtgatgatcagtgtgatgactgcTCTGTAGAGGAGTTGAATttttattaagttaacaacgaTCGAGAGGACTGCTGTGATGGTCAGAGCTACCTATAGATGTCGGAGTATGGGGTTATGATGATTTCTATgacttgaattgtttgttttaatgtaacctcctgaactaaactatacgcaGGGGTTATTATGAATTGTTTCGCTTTGTTTTGATGTGATGCCCCAGaatttcgtatttattttccgaggattttccggaaattaaattgtggttatcggacggtttcgtggctcgtggatggagtggaagtatttcggacgaatttttattcggaaagtatgactttagggggtttgcaaaggttgacttttgaggtgttgagattctccgaaaacttccttcacgaaagttgtagagcgcatcgatacgagttcgtggacatgcggaacgcgagaatcggagttcgtatgaagaagttatgggcttcggaaaaactttccaatttggtataaaaggacaaaaatttccggaaattgcaaagaaggccaggtttccattttgggaaacccagCTCTCCCGAGCCCGGTTTCGCCCCTCCAAttcgccggcgtcgttctccctcctccggccaccaatcgacgcaattccaaagggaatcctgctcgcctcagtcccctctacacgtctgtggtggtagttcgtcgtgggaagcaccgtaggcggcgctgcaaggccgagaagaagccgcttcggggatgaaatcgccttgatcggagtcggaaattccggccacctttgccggtgattcttgagggcttttggagcttggaggacgttgatgcttcccacaaggtggcttgcatcgattcaactcgtggaggccgaattttggaattgaaactctagggtttcaatcggtccggtttgttctaagggacttgacgaagtattctttggacggctattgtgattggctgctttgttctgtattgaagacgcagcgggagtttcgaggtgagtaatctcacaaggttcattttggaacggaacaccttatcgttttgtgagttattgatttaactgcaaattatatgttttagtgggttgtggatttatgaaaacaataggcatgaatgatgcgttttattgttttgggttgtggcttttggaaaacaaatgacttggaattgttgatttgatttgttttgaaaagcgttgagatttgtgtatgaaaacaatatgcatgaaatgatgctttttattgttttgtggcttttcggaaaacaatgattttggaaatgtcgatttcgattgttttgaaaagtgtaaGATATGTGTAATGCTTTTGAGTCTTGTGCgactgttttaatgatttgctccaagggacagtgcggcccgaggatcgaaggtctatgaccttgggcagaatatcaggtaatcacgtctttagccggacgagtggttacgttcagttagagctctagtctgtctgccatctaggtaattcatggggtaacgggaattggttattgataactcatgacattacgtgtttttagggaataaagtgtgagttgcttccttattaacggtttttaaggggacaaggtgtaagttgttttcttattaacgacttggtacgaattggtacgttttggtacgattgatagaaatcaaggtgtgagttgctttctatgttattttgatagaattcaagtgtgagttgttttctatggtacgttatggtacgattgatagaaatcaatgtgtgagttgctttctatgttattttgatagaattcaagtgtgagttgttttctatggtacgttatggtacgattgatagaaatcaatgtgtgagttgctttctatgttattttgatagaattcaagtgtgagttgttttctatggtacgttatggtacgattgatagaaatcaaggtgtgagttgctttctatgttattttgatagaattcaagtgtgagttgttttctatggtacgttatggtacgattgatagaaatcaatgtgtgagttgctttctatgttattttgatagaattcaagtgtgagttgttttctatggtacgttatggtacgattgatagaaatcaatgtgtgagttgctttctatgttattttgatagaattcaagtgtgagttgttttctatggtacgttatggtacgattgatagaaatcaaggtgtgagttgctttctatgttattttgatagaattcaagtgtgagttgttttgagaataatgtttaaactgagattgtttgttttaatgtaatctcctgaactaaatttctatgcagggattactatgattttatcgattgttttaatgtaatctcctgaactaagttatatgcagggattactgcttttttggattgttgttcggatgtgatctcctgaactaagtttcaatgcagggattattgattttacttaatttgatttttttaagtgtggttgtggttgtgatttggtgtgagttgtttcgagttactcatacgggcttgcaaaagcttaccgggtttgttgtgtgacaacccggtgcaccattccaacggtgtaggggttaatcctgcagggtaggataatcggggctgaagctgaggtagcttgttggcagcagaactggtaggaagcaaacttgtttggttttgccattgttatgacttccgctatgtagtaaactctgaggagcttttgcgttttatcttgttgttgacaatttaattcgtaagcttatataatatatgactctgtgggcgggtcaatattgacatagtgggttcagggcatcaatatgtatgttgtataaagggaaaaagttttccaggtatttggtattgatggctgaacgttcacgcatgtataattatggggttatatatcgatttttaattgtgttaaaaatcaggggcgtgacatttgaattgtgattgccttgttttcttcttgattttattggTTGATGGTTTGATTAATCTTAAaggccatagtggtgacgattgtTCTCTGTGGTGAGGGtaggaaggtgattcattgtttttcacctttgatgtcatgttgatgacaaaggctttcGATAGGGAGGAAATGAGTGTGATTTTGGACTTCGCCGTAGTCCTTTAAAATGGTTTCAAACATTTCTTGAGGAGTTTCGTTTGACTGGAATTTGTGTAACTGGATGCTAggttgagaatctgagcatgtgGTTTTAGTCACGAGTTAACCTACGTAAGCATGTTATGGAAGGTTATGAAACAGATGAGTGTAGTTGTGAGTTATGTGCTTATCgttgtttaggttgaggtgacttaagaatgtgtttctgctttgtggttttgagtttactcatacaagctttcataagcttataGGGTTttttgtgtggcaacccggtgcactattcgatAGTGTAGGGGttgatcctgcaggtcagggaaattgtggctgaagctgagaccTTGTAACAGCTGATCAGGtaggaagctaattttgtggcTTTACACTTGTTAagacttccgttgtgtagtaagctctgaggagcggTTTCTTATTATATTGTTAACGTAATTTAATTTGCAAACTCTATGTAatataatatgtgactctaaagaacgagtctgtattTACATTGTGGGTTCAAGACTTCCGCTTGGTAGTATGTAATATAATATTTTGTTAGCTGTTTTGTttgatgtctgaaccatcacgccAGGAGTTCTTGTGTTTGATTGATTTTGTACTTTAATTGTgattgaaattcggggcgtgacagcttggtatcagagcataaggtacatatttggtgataatcagtactactCTAGTGATGACTGATGACCCATCTACAGTGGTTccccatctgatgctcttcagcactggtataatcattgggtatgtagtGGTACTCAGTGTTGGTTAGGGCGTAACCGTGAGTTGATCCTTCTCTGGTGAAAATCGCTCAAAGCCACTACCAAGGATCGACGAAGGAGGCTTCTGCAAGATCAACCAACTTGGTTTCAAGCCTTGCTGTCGCTAGAGTTgggatttccggtcgggtccgacTGCCTCTAACTTTGCCTCCTTGCAGCACCGTCGTGAGTGTGAATCGTCGCTAGAGGCCACCACAGAGAGGACCGGAAGGAAGTGGCGAAACGATCTATGTTGGTGCCGTACGTAGTCGGAGATCGCCGGAAAAAGAAACGCCGGCTGGGTCGGAATtctgggtccgggtcgggtcggttgCATTttaggagagagaacagaggtTTCTGACTTTCCGGAAATGGAAGGTTTCCAAAAATAAggttataggattcaaaatctagtgctctgataccaccttATCACGCCCTGACTCGGATTAATCTTATCATGTCGAGTTAAGGTGTGAATCACATCTTAATTATGGAACTAAAATTTCTATAATAAAAATGTGACAAAAAAAAGTAAACAAGATCTCAAATTACCAGTGGAAGCATATATTACATAATCTCTATCATACATAGTACACTAGTACTCATTCTTTATTGCaaacaaacataaagaaaaCTCAAGCTTCACAACCCATTTTACATTATATACATATCGTACTTCTTGCTCTAGTATCTTGATTCAGTACCTGTAAAATCTGTTAAAGGGTTAGCTCAACCAGCGGCTCAGTAGGGACATAAAACTTCCTCACGGATAATTGACCAAAGATAACACAATCATGTATTTCAATTATAACATGCATATCAACCAATATACAATCCAACTCCATTTATATACCTGTTAATCCATATATCAGAATACGCAAGCCTACACGTCTCATACCGTGTACTTTATAGTTTTGCAACTGTGACTTGATTATCCAAACATATAAATTAACCCCCTGACTCAATCAAATCCCCTAAAATCCTTTTGTTAGTCATCTTGTCCGAAACATTGATCTCCAAGCCCAAATCACCCAAATATATCAACAATTATACCGACAATTATTCTTATATCGCCTGAGCTTGATCCCTACAATGTTCagactcaactacacaaaagaTAATTCTCACAATCATCAAACAACCATAATTTCTCCCCAACTTCTTTACGCTTGATAAATAACAACCTCCATGAAAACATACATACTTACATCGATCAACGTACATTCAGTATTGTGTAATTCAAATATCATCAAAGAAAACATTCAAAATAATATTAACGAGAATAACATATACACGAAGCACATAAAATCAACATCCAATCATAAAACTTTCCCCGAGATCCCCACCTTATTTTCGACAATCGTGgacaatacaaaacaaaatcaagccTTCTAGGTCGTCAAACATATTTTCACCAAATATGACTTTTCTTTCACCAATAGAAAGATCTCGTCGAGACGAATCCGTAGGCGAAAAAGGATCCTAAATCGGACTTATGGTTTAAAAGATATGACAAAAACAAGttgtagagagagaaaattctccgaaaattgtGGAGTATTCTGATCTGGGTCGGCTGAAAGTACCGACGTAATTGGATCTATAGTGTGTGAACAGATAGGTAAGTGCCATGTATCAAGCTATTAACATAAAACTAAAAAGTGGATGTCATGTGTCGTGTTCTCCTTAACAAGACAACCATTACGTAACACATGTCAAGCATCTACTACACACTTGCAGCACATGCAGCTGCTGTTCTTGGTCCCCAAGTACACAGTAACCAATAGTGACGCGCCACGTATCTGAATGTATTTAATTTCTCACTAAACttttaaaaattattaaaaatagCTCAGAAATCCGAAAAATTCACCGAAAAATGCTGCGAACTCGTGGAAACCTCTACTTTCCACTTCCAATCtcaaaataaaatttgaccaacttcaaaattcaaatatttTTCAAGAGCTCTAAAATTAgtaaaattgaataaaaacttcTTAATAATAACTGTCGActttataaatttaaaatttgggTCGTCAAATATACATACTTAAATTCTTTTCAAACTGAAAAGAAAGGCAATAAAAAGAATTAGTTTTtattagaaaaattatattttaatattataaattttcatgagtcGAGGTTTAACAATTTCAAGTTACTCATGAAATACGAGCTAGCTACTCATGACCTTGACGAGCCAAACATATCATAGTTCAAGTTCGGGGCTCATTTTCTTATCGGGCTTAATAGTAAACTCAATTTCGGTTCATTTATCATACGAACACGAGCCGAATTGAGGTTACCCAAGTGATGAGATGAGGGGTGATGAGGAATTGAGTTATAATTAAGTTTTGTCATATTGTTTATATAGCAAGTTGATCATAGACGATTTTGGCAACCTACTAAACTCGATCTGTAATTATTATTTTATGAATTCTTAAAGTTAAAGACAATTAATGTTGGATTATAAATAGCAAGTGGATATAGAAAGTAAGAAAAGTATATATTCACTCGTACTATTTGGACATAAAGCAGATGTAATTGATGCTTAGATCTCCTTTAATGATCCGCAAAGAagtgagaaattcttaggtagcACAAACGTACCAGCCACGTGGTACGTCCGGCCAATCATATAtctctattttttaattgaatTCCAAAACTACCCATGTTTAATTAtaatgaaatacccaaaacacccctcCGCATAGGCAATGATTTGTTAGGCGTACAGCCACGTGACTCACCTGCCCTACCTAACAATCTCTCCTTATACCTCACCTCTAGTGATAAATTGTTGGACAAGAATTATTATCATTCGAACCAATAGATAAGAGTTCGAtcttgtccaaaaaaaaaaaattataaatacatATTTGCAATAATTATCaaagtaactttttttttcttttttaaaaggaAGTAAAAGTTTATCTAGGTAGTCGATTTATCAATTACCATTTTTTCCCTACCTACTACGTCATAGAAGTACTTGTTATAAAAAATTCATATATTATGCATGATGATTCAGGATGCATGATATGTCCCAATTATAACTTGATAAGTTGGGAAGGAACGAAAACTTTTGCTCACCACATTGAATTCTGAAACCTATTTTGAGTAGTGCATAGATTAATCATTTTAACCATGGGTGAAGCTTTTATACCTCATAGATTAAAGTGATAAATTTAGTGCAACAATAAGAGGAACCCTCTTTCAAAAATAATATGCAATTAAAGTTGCATTTCTTAATCATTATTGATATACATTTCATTTCTTCGATAAGACTGAAGTTACAGCAAGCAGAAttcgatcatcatcatcatacatTTCATTTCTTGTAACAGTTCAAAAGCACGTACACATCGAAAATACTCAAAGGgccaagagaaaaaaaagaacttgAAAATGATGGGTCTAACATATCCTACTGGCTAGTCTTACAGTCCAGTAGATCCAATCAACTTGGTTAACCCAAAGGTTACAGCCATAGCCATCCACCCTCCAACCAAAACCCTAATCGTTGATCTCAGAACTGGTGCCTTCCCCAAAGCTGCTCCCAACCACCCAAACACCATCAAAGCCAATGTCACTGCCGCCGCCACAGCTCCCAACCTCGCCCTATACTCCCTTATGAACGAGGCTGCTAGCAGTGGTACCATTGCTCCCACTGAAAACGCAAGAGCCGATGCACCTGCAGCTCGTAACGGGTTTGGCAAGTTCTCCTTCTCTTCTCCCTCGTCGTCTTCTCGTAACGGGTTTGGTAAGTTCTCCTTCTCTTCTCCCTCCTCGTCTCCTACCACGTGTACCACCGGgctcttttgcttcttcttgttgttgttgtctCTCTTCATTT is a genomic window containing:
- the LOC133741257 gene encoding vacuolar iron transporter homolog 2-like, which produces MAPNSQASVNEGKYPNSTMTNLDLEHQPTQDLNSSQDNDDFDYSKRSQWLRAAVLGANDGLISTASLMMGVGAVKQDIKAMILTGCAGLVAGACSMAIGEFVSVYSQLDIEVAQMKRDNNNKKKQKSPVVHVVGDEEGEEKENLPNPLREDDEGEEKENLPNPLRAAGASALAFSVGAMVPLLAASFIREYRARLGAVAAAVTLALMVFGWLGAALGKAPVLRSTIRVLVGGWMAMAVTFGLTKLIGSTGL